GTCTTTCCAGCACCGTTGGGTCCTAACATGCCGAAGCATTCTTTTGAAGCCACTACTAGAGACAACCCTCGAACAGCCATTTTTGGCGGGTTTCCATCCCTACGTGGATACACTTTTTTCAGGTTGTCACATACAATTGCGTGGCTTGTGCTCGGCTCAAGCATCAGTTTCTCAACTTTGTCTCTCtgattaaaacaattttttactGATAAAAAACAACTAGAAAATTGCAAATCAAGAACATGTAAAATATTGTCATACCTCTTGAGTAACATCTAATTTCTCCATTTCTACAGTAACTGAAGAGCTCTGCATTGACGTCCTAGGCTTTTGTGGATAAAGAGATTGcttgaatttttttctcaagAATGAAAAAGAGTCTTCCATGGATAAAGAACCCTGATCAATATAGTATGTTGCAATGAGCGCCACAAACCACTCAACGATAATGATGTAGAAGACTTCATCCATTGCACTATTAGTGAAATCTTTCCACTTCATTCCATCTCTCCCAGTCACGTTTTTCTGATACGCGTATATGGAGAACTCGTACAATCCACGGTACAAAGAGAAGCCTGGATACAACTCCATGACAAAAATCCAGCgtcctggaaaaaaaaaagtaatgatcATATTAGTATTGCGGTTAGTTTTGGGAGaaatatataatctttaatATCTTACTGGGAAATGATACATCTTCAAGCAGAAACTGGAAGAGAAATGCACCCAAGAGTCCGGATCCAAAGATGTGTATGTAAGAAACAACTACAatttggacattaaacaaaaaaatatgtttcttCAACATGTTCCTgagaaaatttgaaagaaaaagaattgaCTCTAGTACCTGATGCTGTCTCAACTTTTGAAAATGCTGAGGAGACTAGAAAGGCAGTGGATATTTGCAGATTTAtatagagaaaatagaaaatgaatTGGAAGCTGTAGTCATTAAACAAGAAGAACTTCAGCCCTGCAAGAAACTATAGCTCTGAAAATtgatctatctatatatatatatatacaaaaatataataataacataTGATATGACAGAGAATACATTACCTATTGCTGATCCAAATATCATCAAGCTTATAATGTATAAGGTGGATATGATGAGATAATATACATAGGATATCATCCAGTATGGACCATCTCCTAGGCCGTGCATTTTCATTATAATTCTTAGACGCTGCTGCTTCTCATACACCAATGAGGTCAAGATCACCTGCATGCAAATTCATGTAACAAGTGATATTTCATGACATGCTTGCTGATTTGTGCTTTCACAATCACTTTGTTTTATCTTACTGTAGAATGTGGAATGACGCAGAAGAGCATTTATACAACCTCTAAGCTAGCACTAAATTTTAACAATGGTTTTGATCATAAAGAAAAAGTACATCCAAGATTTAGAGACCATCATGTATTGAGATGAATAAATACTTAGAAAACAATTAAACTTACTGGGAACAGAAGAAGAATAACCCATGTGAAGAAAAGAGGGCCAATTAGAGACGCAATGTCTAGACGAAGTCTACTTTCTAGTTTAGGCACTTCTTTGACATATTCGAACAACATTTTTGTTCCAGGGCCTTGCAGAAAGTGAAGGTAAGCATTCGAAACCTGAAAGTTTGTTGGAGAATCTAATAATGGGTTTGATCAAGAGACATATCCTATGTATAAGGAAAATGATTAATATCTTGAACACAACGCTTTACCAAGTTGACTGAGCGAGGAACTTGGACCAACTTTACACGCCtatcttttatattaaatttgtatGTAGAGTTATACCAAATAGTCACATTGAAGTTGTTCCTATTAGTGTCCAGGAGATCGTATGCTGATTGAAGAATAAATAAAGCAGTAAGAAAAGTGCAGGTAAACACACAAATACATGATAGAGAAATGGAGTAACCTGCAACGATCTCATTGATGCTCTCCTCGTGATTTTCTTTCTGATATCCCTCGAAAATTTCATTGTTGACCTCCATGGAGTTGTTCCGCCATAGATTCAATCCTTGAACACATCTCTCCTCTGCTTTGACACATCAAACACTAAGTTAATCAGCTGCAAGAATGTTTTCTCAGCATCTAGCTTTGAGTGTGGACTTAGAACATGGAATGAATTTAGAGTACTAGATTTAAACTTGTATTGTAAAATCGTATGTTCATGACTATATACAATAGATCTACTTGATGTCTTTTTATGACGTACCAAATAATTTATTGGtattataaaatcaatgtaGCAAATTCTTTTTGTGAATATACCTTTATGAAATTCAGTAAGTGGTCGTTGGAATGAGAATGATGACAATGTAGTGTTGGGAGTGCACCGAGCTTGGATGTTGAAGATGGAGAGATTAGAGGGAATCCCTGGATCAAGATAATTGGTGTTGCCTGCCACTGATGTTGTAccctatatgtatatattcatTATAGTCAGAAAAGCCAAGATAAGAGACTAATTAATTTACAAAGGAAACAACAAGAATCTCGGAACTTGCCAAGACATTATAGGCGGGATTACGCAAGAAATCTTCAGAGGAATTGACCGTGGAATAAGTAGGCAGCAGATTCCGAGATATAGCTACAAAGTGAAGATTAGTGTTTAAACAATGTTATAGAATATAGGTGTGAAAATTGAGTAACTAAAAGAAGGTTGAGGAATACTTGCTCCAAGGGTATGATTATTCCCAGTAACAAGTATTGTTACATGACAAGATCTGGTGTTTCGTGTGCACGAGTTACTATCGAGTACAGAACTCGGAATATGTAACAGTGGAGGTAATGGTGGAGGGTTTGGGAAGGCACAAAAGAAGGCTTGGTTTGGAGATGAATATTCTGGACCGCAACTCTTTCTTTCGCATTTGCCATCTCCGTTTTTCTCATCAATGCATTTGCAACCGCATCGATTATCCACAGAGTTATTGAACTGTGTATTGAACAGAGCTTGAATGCCCACTAGAAGCACGCAGAGGTACAAAGGGATCACGATGAGACGAACATTGCTCCATATGTTCCGTTTCTATAGACCAATGGATATATTAGTATcaagatatgtatatataaatgagATAATATTGCTTGGTCAGATCGACCTGAAAGGTTAAGTTCTTTCTGAACAAGGCATTAGCACGCGTCAAGAAACTAGCGGGAACAGGGTTCGTCACCATTGATAGGCAATCTCGTTTAGCGACGTCGTGAATTCACAATAAGATCCATACAACAAGCTTTTATTTCAACTTGTGAATATTTTAAGTGGTTCACGTATATGCCAAGAAAGGAGCAATCCCACGCCATGAACAATAAATTCTTCAACAGCATTTGTGGAAAAGAAGTTTCATAACTAAGGAAGGTTACGGAGaaacatgatgatgatgatataacAATCAATATCTCACGAATCTCGAAGATATTGTCACATGATTTAGTTTGACCATAGGAGGACATGTTCCTTAGAACCACGGTTATCATTAGCGTCAAGTGCCGCAAGTCAAACAATGCTGTGAGAAATACTCTATTATACCTTGCTTAAAGATGTGGTCTCGCCACTGTAAGCTGGTTAAAGTTTTCGTTAAATTGGTTGTTGTGTTCTTGTGTAGTTCGTATGCTTTTCTGAGACGTTTCTGCTTCCCAAGTACTTTCCATGGAACCTCAAATAAATTCACATACTAGCTTGCAGACTATTTTAAATAATGCACACAAATCAAACGTCTACAACTTTATCAAACAAGAAATACTAAATAATTGACTTTGAACTGACTGACAAGTATGCTAGTATTAAGAGGACTCAAGACAAGACATTAAAGGCCTGAGCAGTTCTAGCAACCTTAATGAAGACATCTTCAAGAGTTGTGTCCGCAAGTCCCCAAGCAAACACTTTGAAACTGCTCTTTGCCTTCTCTACCGCCTGAAACACTTCTGAGATCCGAACTTCTCCCTTTGGGATCTCAAATTTCTGTGTCCCACCGATATGATATATCTTCTTGGCGTTTGGAGAAACATCTTTAACTAACATCTCCACATCTTTCTCATGTTCTGATGATGTTGTCATGGTAAACACATAAGATCCACCGTATCTTCCCTTTAGCTCTTTTGGGTTTCCTATACATTGTAATTTTCCATCTACAAAAATCCCcaaacggtcacaaagaaactCTGCTTCTTCCATAGAATGAGTCGTGAGAATTATCGCAGTGTTTGTTTTTGCGCGTTTGATGACAGTCCAAAGGTTCATTCTTGAAGCTGGATCAAGCCCTGTGCTTGGCTCATCCATATAAACCACCTTTTGAGAATTAAACcattaaatgaaaaatgaatTTGTTCTCTCTTAATCACATGCAAGGTCTTGTTATAAGTTTATCAGGAGATGTGTCAAAGAGAAAATGCCGTGTACCTTAGGACACCCAATAAGTGAAATGGCTACACTTAGTCTTCTTTTCATACCTCCGCTGTATTTTCCAGCAGGTTTATCACCAACTCCTCCGCGAGATAGGTTCACACTTTTAAGAGACTCTTCTACAGCCTTatatgcatggattgatgttttgaaacatTAGGAGTCTACTACAAAAGCTAGAGACGAAAAATACTGGTAACATACTTGGTTGAGATCAGAGCCTTTAAGGTTCTTAAGCCTCCCATAAAAGAGCAGGTGTTCCCTTCCTGTCAGAGTCTCCCAGAGCAAGCTGGTATGCACAAACAGACAATATGAGAATGAATGATAAAGAACAATATAATGTCTtctagatttaaaaaaaaaatataattactcGTGTTGTGGGCATACACCCATGCTGGTGTATGCTCTGTCCATGTCCTGGCATATGTCCAAACCTCGAACAAAAGCTGTCCCAGATGTTGGTTTCACAAGCCCTGTCATCTAAACAAGAGGTTTTTTTAGTCAGAAgctaagtaaaaaaaaagattttcttGTCCATTTTTGTACTGACCATATTGATGAAGGAGGTCTTGCCAGCACCATTGGGTCCTAACATGCCAAAACATTCTCCTGAAGGTACCGCCAGAGATAGTCCATGAACTGCTATTTTAGGCTGGTTCCCATCCCTCCCTGGATACATCTTCTTCAAGTTGTCACATACAATAGCATATCTTGTGGTCGGCTCAAGCATCATCAACTGATCAACTTTTTCTCTCTGATTAGAAAACAGAATATAATTTTTCATCAAAACAGCTAGAAAAATGCAAAGaaatgtaatataatatttatcctTTGTTGACATACCTCCTGAGCTACATCTAGTTTCTCCATTTCTACAGAAACTGCAGAGCCTTGTTTTTGAAGGCTAGGCCTTGGCAAAAATTTGAAAGGGTTTTTCAAGAAGAACAAGGGGTCTTTTCCGGATGAAGATATCTTATCAATATAGTATGCTGCAATGAGTGATACGAACCACTCAATGATAATGATGTAGAAAACTTCATCCATTCCACTATTACTGAAATCATCCCACTTCATCCCATCCTTCTTGTTAAGGGCATACTCGGA
This genomic interval from Brassica napus cultivar Da-Ae chromosome A6, Da-Ae, whole genome shotgun sequence contains the following:
- the LOC106350210 gene encoding ABC transporter A family member 5-like produces the protein MVTNPVPASFLTRANALFRKNLTFQKRNIWSNVRLIVIPLYLCVLLVGIQALFNTQFNNSVDNRCGCKCIDEKNGDGKCERKSCGPEYSSPNQAFFCAFPNPPPLPPLLHIPSSVLDSNSCTRNTRSCHVTILVTGNNHTLGATISRNLLPTYSTVNSSEDFLRNPAYNVLGTTSVAGNTNYLDPGIPSNLSIFNIQARCTPNTTLSSFSFQRPLTEFHKEERCVQGLNLWRNNSMEVNNEIFEGYQKENHEESINEIVAAYDLLDTNRNNFNVTIWYNSTYKFNIKDRRVKLVQVPRSVNLVSNAYLHFLQGPGTKMLFEYVKEVPKLESRLRLDIASLIGPLFFTWVILLLFPVILTSLVYEKQQRLRIIMKMHGLGDGPYWMISYVYYLIISTLYIISLMIFGSAIGLKFFLFNDYSFQFIFYFLYINLQISTAFLVSSAFSKVETASVVSYIHIFGSGLLGAFLFQFLLEDVSFPRRWIFVMELYPGFSLYRGLYEFSIYAYQKNVTGRDGMKWKDFTNSAMDEVFYIIIVEWFVALIATYYIDQGSLSMEDSFSFLRKKFKQSLYPQKPRTSMQSSSVTVEMEKLDVTQERDKVEKLMLEPSTSHAIVCDNLKKVYPRRDGNPPKMAVRGLSLVVASKECFGMLGPNGAGKTSFINTMTGLVKPTSGAAFVQGLDICKDMDKVYTSMGVCPQHDLLWETLTGREHLLFYGRLKNLKGSELNQVVEDSLKNVNLFNGGVADKPAGKYSGGMKRRLSVAISLIGSPKVVYMDEPSTGLDPASRMNLWTAIKRAKRHTAIILTTHSMEEAEFLCDRLGIFVDGRLQCIGNPKELKARYGGSYVFTMTTSSEHEQDVEMLVQDLSPNAKKIYHIAGTQKFEIPKGEVGISKVFEAVEKAKSSFTVFAWGLEDTTLEDVFIKVARGAHDFNVLS